The sequence GaacagttacttaccgtaacaagtCCCATAGAATATTAAGATGTTGATTATACAATACTAAGGTGTTAGTTTGTATAATACCGAGATATCGATCATACTTATTCATAATAAATAAGTCAAGATTATGCATGACagatattttgattaaaaaataaataaattgagatTCATTGTGACCAAAACAGGAAATTGACATTAGTAAtgggccaaataaaaacatttctcATAAAAGTTAGCCGAAATTGCTGCAATTATATTTGTGAAGGACTTcaaaataaatagtaaaaaaatgaAATTTATAATTCTAGACCAGAAATATTAAGAAGCTTCCACGTGGCGATTaagtgctgctgctgctactctcGCGTTATCCACCAATACCAGCCATTCCCGCGGCGATAAAAGGAATCCCAGGTGGCGGCACATCATTGGATGGAACATTCCCTTAGATAAGATAGTACCGATTGCCACCTACGTTGCGAACCCCAAATCCTGTCGCCTGCATGCACTTCTTATTAGTCGCGTTCCTCTGCCGGCGAGTTCTGTGGTGAGGAAGAAGACCGCGGGAAAGCGGACGTCAGTGTGTGGGAAagagctaatgggatcacttgcCATGATGATGGCTTCCTCCCTCGTCGGCGTCGGCGCCGCCGACCGGCCCTCGACCAGCTGCCACCGCAGGAGCCTTGTTGTGGCCGAGGCGGCCACCCAAGCTCAAGCTGCCGGCACGCCCGACCATGAGAACGTCGGCCGCAGGGCCGCGGTGTTCGCGGCTGCGGCGGTCGCCCTGTGCGCCGTTGACCGGGGGATGGCCTCCGCCGACGAGGAGCCCAAGCGAGGGACGGCGGAGGCGAAGCGGAAGTACGCGCCGATATGCGTGACGATGCCGACGGCAAAGATCTGCCACAAGTGAGCTCTCTACCAATTGGGTTAAGCCTGTGCTATGTGATGCACTAAAACTCGGTCTACATTGCTACATCTGTAATTGCTACTGCCTGGGAAAAACCTTTGAAATGTTGATTTTATGCTCAACCAAATTAATGGATCAATACAATCCATGCAATATAGCTTGAGAACATCAACTAAGCAGAAGATTCATGTTCTCATATTTTATACACACAGCAAACACCAATACATCCACTATTATTTCGTCTTCCGCGTCAAGTTTTTATACACACAGCAAACACCAAGAACCCTAACAAATGATACAGAGTAACTGTTACACCACATCAAACCTGCACAGATAAGTCCAGTCTTTCTTTTCCCAACAAAGAAAAATTACCAAAGAAAACAGATGTTAAAGCCAAGAATGAATTGCCTGCAAGCATCAGACTTATCAATGACAACCTTCCTGAGCGGTGCCGATGCCTCCAGCTTGCGCTCCTGCTAATTTTCCAGATCAATCAGGCAAGCCAAAGTTAACTTGTTGTCCGGACCATACTCACGAGAACATAAAAGAGTATAAATCACAGGGCAATGCTGCAAGCATCGGTCATCACTCAAACAGGATTGTCACTGTATAGCGACGGCCCTACTAGACGGCCGATTCACCAGGATGCCACCACTCCGTGGTCCTGAGCAGTCATCATCTTCTGCTTTGTCACCCGACTTTAGATGAAGGAATGATATCTCAGATTCAGACTGATCTTGGTAGCCGTCTTTCCTACTAAACGATGTTTGAGATTTAGACATTTGTTCCTGCATGGTGCTGGCAGGATTTGTATCACCCGAGCAATCAGAGGGTATTGCTTCCGAACTAGAGGAGATAGTTGATTGCGTTGAAAGAAATGCACCAGAATTTAGACCTTTCTTTGTGTCAGTTTTAGCAGCGTCTTCATCTGTCTTCTTGGTATTAAGAAAACGACCACCACAACCCCTAGCCCTCCTCATCGCATGTAGGTGACGGGATTCATGGAGATATGGCTGCAGATAAGAAGACAGCAACTTACCCCATCAGTAAAAGGTTATTGGGAGTTATATGGCACAAATTATGCAAAACTAGATTATATGTAAACTAGAACTTCCACTGGCACTGGATGCATACAGCGAAAACAATTCCTCAAAGTACCAGAAACATGGACAAGGCATTCATCTGTACCATAGATCATAATTTTGAACCACAGAATGCTTTTAAAATCTGAGAGGATGACAAATATGCAGTTGCTAAATATGCAATTGATTTTTCTAAAAACATCAAAGGTATTAATTGCTAATATCTGGTAACTTTGCAGAGATTGGACTTCTCATAATTAACTTTTCTGGTGGATGCCATGTTCACTTGTATAAGaagattaaagaaaagaaaaaaaaaagtgatagtATGGTTGAGATATAGGTAGTGGTCGGGCCAGCCAAGAGGTTTCAGAAATGTTCAATGAACACTACCATGGGCCATACAGGGCCGAAAAGAGAAGATCACAGAACTGGTTccgtctgatatatatatattttttcaaacagAAATGCTGGAAAGTTGAAACCAACAATAACTGTTTTAAAAAATGAATAGTTCGACATAAACAACTCTAATATCTATTTATTGTTTTTCTGTACTGTTAACACATTACTTCAATGTTTTAGAAGACCCAAAACTCCTTCAGACAATCATTAACAACCAGAATCAGAACCCAAGCCATGGTTTATAAAACAACCCAGGCAGCAAAAGTTTAAATGCAACTTATAACACAACAGAGAAGATAGCTGTGTAATGATTGTGCTCAATGTATGTGTTTCATTACCATtaacaagaaatcaagataataaaataaattaattcatTATTACAATATGTCCATTACCAATGCCCACAAGAATATGTCCATCGATACTAGCTAGCCCTTGtcctaaaataaataaatcttctaTTTTCACtttaaaacatacatcatgtttggcaACATAAACATATTAAAATTTGACTCCTCCTGTGAAATCTTAAATTCCCTATTGCAGCTACAATAGCTAGATTATTCTTCAAACATAACCCACTCA comes from Musa acuminata AAA Group cultivar baxijiao chromosome BXJ3-3, Cavendish_Baxijiao_AAA, whole genome shotgun sequence and encodes:
- the LOC135633769 gene encoding photosystem II 5 kDa protein, chloroplastic-like produces the protein MGSLAMMMASSLVGVGAADRPSTSCHRRSLVVAEAATQAQAAGTPDHENVGRRAAVFAAAAVALCAVDRGMASADEEPKRGTAEAKRKYAPICVTMPTAKICHK
- the LOC135581269 gene encoding nuclear transcription factor Y subunit A-7-like isoform X3 produces the protein MVTEARKIAVVLGDLVSDGNLQPTSAATSMMHEYLAPHTQLELGQSIACAMYPFTDPYFAGVVAPYGTQAMVHPQIIGMPQSRMLLPLEMTEEPVYVNPKQYHGIIRRRQLRAKAELERKALKVRKPYLHESRHLHAMRRARGCGGRFLNTKKTDEDAAKTDTKKGLNSGAFLSTQSTISSSSEAIPSDCSGDTNPASTMQEQMSKSQTSFSRKDGYQDQSESEISFLHLKSGDKAEDDDCSGPRSGGILVNRPSSRAVAIQ